The following are encoded together in the Misgurnus anguillicaudatus chromosome 14, ASM2758022v2, whole genome shotgun sequence genome:
- the LOC129427222 gene encoding inter-alpha-trypsin inhibitor heavy chain H3: MTRPALRLILLGFFLISASSAPVKKTQDVNIYSFYINSTVTSRYATTIITSRVANRLNESQEIFFEVKIPKNAFISKFRMTIDGKSYDGVVKEKADAQQQYSQAVSRGQSAGLIKSVGRTLEEFKTSVNVAALSKVTFELTYEELLTRRLGKYKLLIYAQPMQTVADFKIDVHIHEKPGISYLEVTGGLSTNDLANAIKTTRADSDAWVTFYPTREQQTKCKDCDENGLKGDLLITYDVERQNPNGEMKVSNGYFVHNFAPSDLPRIPKNVVFIIDRSGSMLGKKIEQTRLALLKILNDLSEDDHFGLITFDSRVDLWKRELLKATKANLDDAKSFVQEITARGTTDINAAVLEGVNMFKQQPQAGSASILILLTDGDPTSGETNTERIMSNVRKAIESKFPLYCLGFGYDVNFDFLTKMSLENNGVARRIYEDSDADLQLQGFYDEVAIPLLTDIQLNYIGVSNLTQNNFALYFNGSEIVVSGQITDNNVESISTEVIAISKGSKVTYQNTVTTKDVIDVPSEHEDFVERLWAYLTVKQLLDKHVLLEGPEKEAVKNEALKLSLKYQFVTSLTSMVVTKPQEGDVEVADKPKEGKESHRPAVSRCNNSCTKNSLLILHQVILILSIEIPHMCLNMLNVPLICISFVIHVSGRRYRVHPWIVGPPDYDGRRGYNAFDNQKVAPTYVAPTQSAVLAVRNNRFLLPADGQPKPLCFDVPIPHKLKLLQDSALGFSMNGKSRGSKIGFQQITIHYKTNHHLTINTNSTNYNDGQNNVQYLWGQEPSQHDHEGIILILRDNEMDVTIGNIRVVIVLHKKRKDVFLWPAVWQQPKNVTLAGILGKDKISYEEIQGSTLKIMDNDVKASWDEMTDYRFPSAPVVRCWLVPFQAVMNGEISDFTVTHM, translated from the exons ATGACTCGTCCAGCACTCAGATTGATTCTGTTGGGCTTCTTTCTCATCTCCGCCTCTTCAGCTCCTGTTAAAAAG ACACAAGATGTGAATATTTACAGTTTCTATATTAACTCTACTGTGACCAGTCGCTACGCCACCACAATCATCACAAGCCGTGTGGCAAACAGACTTAATGAATCTCAGGAGATCTTCTTTGAAGTGAAAATACCCAAGAATGCCTTCATCAGCAAATTCAGAAT GACCATAGATGGAAAGAGCTATGATGGAGTTGTGAAGGAGAAAGCAGACGCTCAGCAGCAGTACAGTCAAGCAGTTTCACGAGGACAAAGTGCTGGACTCA TCAAGTCTGTTGGAAGGACTTTAGAAGAATTTAAAACATCAGTGAATGTGGCCGCTCTCAGTAAAGTCACCTTTGAGTTGACTTATGAGGAACTGCTAACGCGTCGCCTTGGCAAATATAAACTGCTCATCTATGCCCAACCAATGCAGACGGTGGCAGATTTCAAG ATTGACGTACACATCCATGAGAAACCAGGAATTTCCTACTTGGAGGTGACAGGAGGTCTGAGCACCAATGATCTGGCCAATGCCATCAAAACTACAAGAGCTGACAGTGAT GCATGGGTGACCTTTTACCCCACTCGAGAGCAGCAGACCAAATGCAAAGACTGTGATGAAAATGGGCTGAAAGGAGACCTGCTCATTACATATGATGTTGAGAGACAAAATCCTAATGGTGAAATGAAA GTATCAAATGGGTATTTCGTCCACaactttgcaccctcagatcTTCCACGTATTCCCAAAAATGTGGTGTTTATCATTGACCGAAGTGGCTCCATGCTTGGCAAAAAAATTGAGCAG ACACGTTTGGCACTGCTAAAGATTTTGAATGATCTTTCTGAGGACGATCACTTTGGATTGATCACGTTTGACAGTCGAGTTGATTTGTGGAAGCGTGAACTCCTTAAAGCTACCAAGGCAAACCTGGATGACGCGAAATCATTTGTGCAGGAGATTACAGCTAGAGGAA CCACGGACATAAATGCTGCGGTGTTAGAAGGAGTAAATATGTTCAAACAGCAGCCACAAGCTGGATCTGCTTCAATCCTTATTCTTCTGACCGATGGAGATCCAACATCAG GTGAAACCAACACAGAAAGGATTATGTCTAATGTGAGAAAGGCCATTGAGTCAAAGTTTCCCCTCTATTGTCTTGGTTTCGGATATGATGTGAATTTTGATTTCCTAACAAAAATGTCACTGGAAAATAATGGAGTTGCTCGCAGAATATATGAGGATTCTGATGCTGATCTACAGCTGCAG GGCTTTTATGATGAAGTTGCCATCCCGCTCCTAACTGATATTCAACTCAACTACATAGGAGTCTCAAATCTTACCCAGAACAATTTTGCCCTGTACTTCAACGGCTCTGAAATTGTGGTATCCGGTCAAATTACAGACAACAATGTGGAGAGCATCAGCACTGAAGTCATCGCAATATCA AAAGGCAGTAAGGTGACGTACCAAAACACTGTAACAACAAAAGATGTAATTGATGTCCCATCTGAACATGAAGATTTTGTGGAAAGACTGTGGGCCTACCTTACAGTGAAACAACTTCTGGACAAACA TGTTCTTCTTGAAGGTCCAGAAAAAGAGGCTGTAAAGAACGAAGCTCTCAAACTTTCACTCAAATATCAGTTTGTTACATCTCTCACATCTATGGTTGTTACCAAGCCACAGGAAGGTGACGTGGAGGTTGCAGACAAACCCAAAGAGGGAAAGGAATCACACAGACCTGCAGTTTCTAGAT GTAACAATTCATGTACGAAGAATTCTTTATTAATTTTGCATCaagttattttaatattgtctATTGAAATTCCTCATATGTGCCTTAATATGCTAAATGTGCCACTTATTTGTATTTCTTTTGTGATTCATGTTTCAGGTCGTAGGTATAGAG TTCATCCATGGATTGTCG GTCCTCCAGACTATGACG GTCGTAGAGGGTATAACG CTTTTGATAATCAGAAAGTGGCACCTACATATGTGGCACCTACTCAATCAG CAGTTCTCGCAGTCCGTAATAATCGGTTCCTGCTGCCTGCTGATGGTCAGCCGAAACCGCTTTGTTTTGATGTCCCAATTCCTCACAAACTAAAACTGCTACAGGATTCTGCTTTAG GGTTCTCTATGAATGGAAAGTCTAGGGGATCTAAAATTGGATTCCAACAAATCACCATTCATTACAAAACAAACCATCACCTGACAATAAATACAAACTCTACTAATTATAATGATGGCCAGAATAATGTTCAGTATCTGTGGGGCCAGGAACCTTCCCAACATGATCATGAGGG TATCATATTAATTCTGCGGGACAATGAAATGGATGTTACGATTGGAAATATCCGTGTTGTTATTGTACTTCATAAGAAACGTAAGGATGTGTTTCTGTGGCCTGCGGTTTGGCAACAACCAAAAAATGTCACTTTGGCAGGTATTTTAG GAAAAGACAAAATTTCGTATGAGGAGATTCAAGGGTCAACTCTAAAGATAATGGACAATGATGTGAAAGCGTCATG GGATGAAATGACAGACTACAGATTTCCTTCAGCTCCAGTCGTCAGATGTTGGCTTGTGCCGTTCCAGGCTGTGATGAACGGAGAGATTTCTGATTTTACTGTGACTCACATGTAG